cgctgataaatggatgtcaagagtgtcacgttgctgtgggagcgcacatacgcaaacactatattcactgcagtgttggatctgctgcttttcctcagtttcctgaatttgtgaatgtcctgtaaatatacttttaaagctgtgcggacgtgtgcgtgcgcaaggcggacgctgaatgaaagtacagtatactgcacctattgtgtctgctgtgtttgacgaaccctgtttgcgcgtccaacattacacacaagaaaatgtttccgcgcatttggattccgtgattccgtccgcgttatccgcatcgcgaaaatcataggtctctactaataaatgaataacttgcctcatcttccactacttcaagtctaactgacactgtgattgtaaaccaagagcgcgtgccgcatctggaagtgctcgcgcaacattatgcacagtgcgtaaacattatcgatcacttacCGAAGTGTCCTTATTgttttatcgaaaaagtttataccggtaaaattatcgttatcgaattatcgcccagcactaattacaagtaacttgcattacgtAGAAATATTACTTtcctgaagtaacgagtaaagtaccGCATTACTTTATACATGACGACAtcaatatttgagttacttttttaaaaaagtaatgcaagttactttttagtttaattaatttgataaaaaaaatatgtactgaattaaactgaacttataccacgggcctgttgaatgctttattctgaataatgttctatgggtgttgcgaatttttttctgtaaaccgcacacctatcCTGTCaattgtcttaaaaataggcaccagagtgatgtttgtggtaaccgtgatataagaggaataattgactaatcctttgaattataagaaaataatgcacacctgcctCAGCCAActaagaaaaagtaatgcaaaagtaacttaaaagtaatgtaagccTTAATTTCCATAacaagtaactaagtaacgcaattagttacttttttggggagtaacttaatattgtaatgcattactttcaaaagtaactttccccaacactggtcatCTGCGTTTTCTAGGTCATTCAGGCTcatattgataaggtagtaaagacaatcattcaaacatggtaaggagcgtcacatctCCGTTTACGCAATTGAGCTATtgggccaatcacaacgcactggatagctggccaatggGATCACACCGCACTTTCTCCGAAatatgagctttgtacaaatcgACGCTTTACAGAAGGGTGGGACTTAGAGGTGCTacaataatgtacggtatgtggaaaataatgtgttttttgaaccataaagcatgcgaacacattgtattacaccaaattcacaaagtaatgtgctttttagccACAAAATATTGGccctttaagtaatttttaagattcactttttacagtgtataaaaaaactaatttggGCTTTTAAATGTTTAAGGGAACAACTACAGATTTTGCTAAAACAGTAGTGGCAAAGGACTTTGTCTACAGTATATGCTGAGGTTGCAGCTTCAAATCGGGAACATGACGTTATAGTTTAATCAGTAAAGTTGGCAAGAACTGAACCCCAATCCCCTGGAGTTGGTGGCTAAGGGAAATGCTGTCTAGGCTCTCAGCCATCATAAAAAGCATCTACTTTGTAATACGCCATGGGGCACCTTCCTCCCTGCTGCCATCCAGGTGTGCAACTATCTGCTAAATCTCCAGCCATTACACATCTGTTCTTCTTGGGATTAAAAATGTGTTATCTTTCTTTGCAAGTTTCACAATGCATTAAGTACCTGCTTGGATCAAATTCACAGCGGAGCAAAAGAACCTGCAGGAAGGATTTTGTGTTGGTGTTTTCAAATAATTCCTAAAGTAAAATGCTGAGTTTTAAAGAGAAATTCTAGCTGTGGATATTGAGAAACTGTGGTGTTGTGGTGTATGTTCGTTGTTGCATGAATTCAACACAATGATTGAATTACTCACAATTAACAGATTTTATTGTCTGATGTTTGGTTACCTCAATTTGCTCATTTGAATAAGCAGATTACCTCTGTTTCACTATTCGTTTTTTTCTTATGACATACGGCTTCTCttttaagtgtaaataattttttgttaaacatgcACGGTGCTTATCCATTGATAAGATTTATATCTTTGTGGTTAAATGTGCTCTTTGACATCAAAGCAGGGATCACAGAACTTAAAATTTTACAAAGGAAGGTTATGGTAATTCCTTAAATATTTTGGCTCCTATTCTTAGGACGACTAAAGTAGGACCAAGTCATGGGATTTTTCATTACTGTTAAACCAGTAActgttgcttaaaaaaaaaaacattgttttaacccatggcaTGGCAATAAAAAGTTTCAcacattgggttaaattaacccatagcatgtttgacccaacaatggtttaaaagaaGCCAGGattttgagttgaaacaaccaaACCAATGGGTTGGGATCATCCATTTTTGACCCATTGCTGGGTTGTAAATAACTCAACCTGTTTAGATTGTATGCTGTGTTGTTGTTACTAACAAAGTAGGGAAAatgtgacccgtgctggcaaaatgagtctGAATGCGCGCTGTCTAATTTTGGGCTAGAGAggaaaaaagtataaataagtacattaaatggactgcatttatatagcgcttttaacagacccatggccatccaaagcgctttacaattagcctcacattcacattcatacaccgacggcggtgtcagccatgcaaggcgccagccagctcgtcgggagcaactggggttaggtgtcttgctcaaggacacctcaacacttggtccggtggagccggggattgaaccaccaaccttccggtttgtagacaacctacatgaaccactgagccactgccgccccttagcatttaacattaacattaaagggatagttcacccaaaaatgaaaattttgtcatgatttactcactctcaatcccgcataaatttctttgttctgatgaacacaaaggaagatattttgagaaatgtttgtaaccaaattgtTTGGGGATCCCATTGACTTCCGAAGTAATAAAAACGAATGGTATGAGAGTGGGTAAATCatgacagaatttacatttttgggtgaactacccatTTAAGCCAACTTCAACCGATCGCAATGCTCTaaatctaaaatgatctttatttgtaagTTTTCTGAGGGGTATACAGTCCTAAATGCGTACCATTTTGGTttcggttttaaaacatgcTGGAATTAGAAAATGGAGTGCAGGACATGTTTGATGTTAAAATAGCAATTAAGAAAGATAAAGTTTGATTGATTGATGttaagagttattaagagcgaTAAGACATGAAAACGATCTTCCTCGCACTGACTGACAGATCCACGAGCGCGGGACTATAGACATCTACACAGAtcgttttaaaaatatctgttttaacaAGAATTCATCCAaatataatctgttatgtcttaagtgaatgtttggATAAATGTTGGGAAAAATtatctgatgtgtaacattatattagatcTTTGCATTACAGTAGATCGTAAAGCTGTCTGTcttaatgtcaatcaaacaataaaagaaagaaaaaagttgaacATATATTTCTCCTATAGTATTGTTTTAAACTTTGTGCATGctaaatctattagttttaccagtgattttaaggtataaatgcatttttttttttaaattaaaataatcagcaaattttttaaaatgtacttattacgactcattttgccagcacgggtcacatATAGCCTTTAAAATCTGAAGCTCAATACACCAGCTATAGATTTAGACAGTTAAAGAGATGCTTTTAAACACATCACATTAGATACTGAGGCAAAGCCGCTTTTGTGTGCTCTAATGGATTGTGACATTCAATATATCATTAGCCCTcatttgtttttcctttttcatttaaaagttatttttggtGCCGATTCACACGCTAAATGATGCAAAATTCCAAATGCATTTGGGCATGCATCCGATTAACCATTTTGGATTAGACATAGTTGTTAAATCATAAGGTATCATCTGATTATTTTCAGAAACCATTATTACTGACACTTATACTGTACATTATAGTTAGtatgaaaaagcaaataaaaaccTTTACATGAATGCGATGATGCCATCAAAAATAGTAAATGTGTAGGCAGTGCATTGCTTTTGGTAAAGCAACCCTTGACTCCTGGTTTTGAGTTTATTCAATTTTAAAAGGTGAAATTATGACAAGTGGACAAAATTGGACTTCCCTGATGGGCTTTTATGAAGGACCTCAGGAGTCAAGGGTACTTATCCCTGCTCTGATGATTAATTGCATCATGCACAATGAAGAATTTACCTCTATGTCCTGAGCCGTTCATTTGTTTTGATCTGATTTGATTTTAGGCTGCCTTTCACATGTCATACCTCACATTCCCTGGAGCCGGATATGGTGCAGGTGCAGGTACCTGTCCCATTGCCCAGCACCTCCATGGCTTCTGGTGTGGCTGCAGGGTTGTAGCTCATGTAATATTCCTGGAGCTGGGAGCTCAGGTTCTGTTCTGGCTCCTGACTCTTTTTCCTCCGCTTTCGACCCACAACTGAACTCTGCTGCAATAGCCGGGTGGCACCGGGGTAACGTTTCCAGGAGATGTAAATGACTGACAACACAACTGACACCGACAGGAACAGGGCAACACCTCCCATCACCACTTTGTGGAAAGACACGTCCTGATCAGGAGCTGGTGTCACTAATAAGCTATTGGAAGATGAGGATGTCCAGTGGGGGTCTCTGGGATGTGTATTTGTACGGCTGGGAAAGGTGGGGAGTTGAGGAAGTATGGGTGCCTCGGAGGCAGGTGACGGCAGGGGTGGAGGGGATGTTGAAGGATCCATTGTTGGTTCATCTGGTTCATAGGTAAGTTCAAAACTTGGCTCAAAGGTTTGGAGATACAGTGGTGATTGAGCAGTGATTTCATAATCATCACAGTCAATGTAGTTTTTTGTAGCCTCCATGACCTTTTCCCCTTGAAGTTGCTTGGGACTGCTGCAGATTATACTAGTGTCCTTAGTGCCTCTAAAATTCTTGAGCCAGACGACGAGAGGACAAATGCCAGGTCCACAATCCCACATGTTACCTGCAAGGCTAATAGTGGTTAGGGAAATCCAGGCGGCCACAACTTGCTGAGACACATTAGCCAGTTTGTTAGACTCCAAGTTGAGAACCTGAAGATTAGGTAGGCACTGAAATACTACAGGATCTAGTGTCTGTATCTCATTGCCAGAGACGTCAAGTTTCTGCAAGGTGTACCAGCTCCACGGAAGGCCTTGATTAACAGCTCGAATGCGGTTCCATTGTAGATAAAGGGCACGAAGATTAACAAGACGAGGAAAGAGAAAGAAATTGATTCGCGAAAACTGGTTGTGCTCCAGGTGGAGCTCCATGAGTCGAGATAACCCCAAGAACGCAGTGCGAGTGACAACACGAAGCCGATTATAACCCAAGTCCAGAAACTCCAAGCTCCTGCACTCTAAAAAGGCCCGGACCGGTATCGTAGTGAGCCCGTTGGAACGCAAGTGCAGATTTTGCAGTTTTCGAAGACCAAAAAACTGGCCTGGCTGCAGCTCCTGCAACTTGTTATAAGAGAGATCAAGACTTCGGAGGTTAGGTGCTCCGTGAAAAGTGATGTTATGAAGCTGTGATATCCTATTAGAGCTCAAGATCAATTCCTTCAACCGTCGCAGCCCCTGAAAAGCACGGCTATCCACAAATGCGATTTGATTGTGGTCCAGGTACAGCCAGAGAAGCTGGTTAAGATGGGCAAACTGATAGGGGAGCATTGTGTGCAGGTCATTGTAGCGCAGGGAGAGACCTTGGCAACTGATAGAAATATTTTCTGGGATGTCCTGGAAGCCAGCTGACTCACAATGGACGATCTTTCCCTCGCAGCTGCAGCTATAAGGGCACATCCTTTCACCAGAACCCAACAGCAAGAGGGAGGAGGCTTGGAGAAAGATGAGGCCCGCTAATCTCTTGTCACATACAACAGAACCTGAAAAGGATAACAGCACAACATCAGTTATCACATTTAAGTCAAATAGCATTTTCTCAGTTCTCAATGCTCATATGAGGAAATACTGCTACCATCTCCACTactaaaggaacagtatgtaagaaatgtatatcaattaatcataaaatggccctgatatgtcactagacattaagtaatcattttcatttcaaatacttatatcactggcAACAGCAGTCctgccaggatattgtcatttaaaaagtggagttgcagccctcaactgatgtttatgttgtcatgttgtgtattggccacgaGTTGgttgattgcagtaccagttttagccacaagttgtgttgttgcaataccagttttggccacaatcctacatactgttcctttaacaaatatatattatatttatgcatttggcagatgctttaactctttccccgccattgacgagatatctcgtcaattaagagaaaccgcttccccgccaatgacgagattttccgtctttccgcaataccgctattatccaccaggtggcgcacttccgaactttttaaaaccggaagtattgccctatggcaagctgctgcatgtccgtgtctgttttaaagatcgctctgaatgggatctctatgaaaagtccgtcacaaaaatggaattatctctgctttttgctcaaaatatggtatttttgcaaaaacctacccatattcaaaagctgattgcaaaagaaccactaaaggtaggatgaaacggttttttttgtttgaaagcagagggtctgttctttcatttggtatattgtatgtttatatatttaaagaagaacattttctggaagacattaaactttggtgaaaatcatgaaaaacgctggcgctggctggcaactttttttaaaaacgctggcggtgaaagagttaatacaaatcaatttacagtgcattataagctatacattttgtattagcatttgtgttccctgggttcaaacccatgaccttttgtgctgcaaacacaatgctctaccactgagctatacagaaaCACATAACGCTAAGCACATTTATCTTATAACCTTTTCATTCCAACATATTACTTAACGTATATGCTAAACTTTCTtaattcaaatatattttctttatagTATCaagtacattttaattaaacataactgtaaaaaaaattattaagcaTAATAATCTTGGATTTTCAAGtcatttaaactttaattttttttcttgactaGTTTTTCAATCTTGACTAGTGACAGTTCTTTAAACTAATAACTAATACAAAATCTTATTTCAACTTACaacataaaatcataaaatgacTTTTATATCAAGTTGATTATACCTAAAAATGAATTGCAAAACTTTTTTGACTATATTGACTAAATTAGTCAATAGGCACATTATGCATAGacactaaacaaaaaaaattagcaAAACTATAGATAAACACAATATGCAATAACTATTTTAATAATCGGCCATGATAGGCTGACTACATAATTTGAATATGTGGTGGTCTGTCACTACAAACTGAGAAGTACATTTGCAAAAATAGAAAGTTCACAAATTTAAAGTCAAACTTGAAGAAATACAGCAGTTCTTGGCATTTCTGATGAAAAACACATAAACACTTATTTGGATGAATTTACAAGGAACCATTTAGTATAATTAGCAATTACCACTTACTAATCTTCTTTAAATTGAGACTAACATCCGGCAATAACTTTGATACCATATTTTTAAACTCTTCTATGGGAATTGATTAGTCAATTAAAGGCAGAATCATTTTATCAGACATAATTCATTTAAGCTATTACATCCACTGTTCCATTTTGTGTCGTCTGTGCCAAAAGATGATGCAAGATGAGCAATTTCGTTAAAATCTTTTGCCTctgaaacattttaaacagttcACTTTGCCAGGCGATATAACAAAGAATAAATTGATTGGACTCGTAGAGCCCTTCTGCTGAGGACTCGTACTACATGTGCCATGCATTCTGCATTACCTGCTGTCGCTGAAAGAACTGAACAGAGGCCATCCAAGCATACAGAGCAAATTACAGAGTCATCAGTTTCACATAAAATGCAATCCCATCGGTGCTGTTAAGAAATTTTAGAGAAATGTGGGAGAAGAAACCAAAGAGGTCACTGTCATTACATCTTCAAAAGTGACTCCCAATGTTCCCTTTTAAGAACTTATTGGTTAGCGAGCCAATTCAATATATGAGAAATCAATCTCATGCAATAATTACATATCATTGTCAAAACTTGCTGTTAGtgtgcagctgcctgctatagATTTTCTAGTAAACACGTGGCAATGAAACCTGCCATTACCTTTCCTCGAAACTAATTGGAAAAAATATCCAAGAAACGTCACTGTTTCCAACTAATTGCTGTTGCGTTTCTATGGTAGCCCATTACCCACCTTATTTCCCCCTTTTTAATAGACACATATTTGTCTGGAAAATGTCTCAATGTTCCTCAAGGTACCTCTCTAGTCCCTGAGAGCTGATGAGATATAACAAGCAGGTAATGTGGAATGCATTAAAGCAAAGTAGAAGCAGAAAACAAGACAGTGCTCACAATTAAACCCTGCAGATAAACAATGTGCTGTCCATATACTGTAGCCACAGACCCAAGCTCCATGAGGAAAACAGCTTATTACAAACCGAGCTGTGCAGCAATcaaaattttttcatcattctGCAGCAGTGGGTCCTTAACTTTTGCAGGCAGCGGACCACTTCAACagtaaaacaacaaaaacatccGAAATCTCATTAGGGGTCTTATtcgatgtgtttttaaagaccCTGTCATGAGTCACTGATCCATACTGTAATCCTGCTGATTGCTGTGTTCTTATTGCATTGGCATTAACTGCTACTTTTGGCTAATGGGTTTAAATGATCTGACCGTACACTTAAAATTTGGACTGGACAATTACAGTCATCTAATTGTGAGTTATGTCATTACAGCGTGATAACAGTTGCTCTTTACCATATAATGAATGTTCCCACAACCAGTTGAGTGAAATAATAAGTTGATTAATATctatgtttttttctgttataattatttaacttatttacttatttaactCATTTATAAACACACCCACCATCTGAAATGTAAAGCACATTGACAGATTGCAAATAGGGTTGTGACGGTTGTCATAACCTCTGCACCACCGTGCACATCGcaaaatataaagtacaatctTGCCAGCAAGATGTCTTCAAGTTTGTGTGATTGCAAATGGTCAGCAGACTtagggccctatcatacacctgGCGCGATGCGGTGCAAAGCACAACGCAAGTGTTTTTTGATAGTTTCAGCCTGGCgcagttatcattttcacgttcatggtcgttctggtctgaaaacgaggtgtgttcaggcgcattgttggtgcgatgctattttgaggcaactaaaatagactatgccattgaccaactaaaacatagtctaaagtcaatggtgcaatattgtt
This window of the Paramisgurnus dabryanus chromosome 10, PD_genome_1.1, whole genome shotgun sequence genome carries:
- the lrrtm4l1 gene encoding leucine rich repeat transmembrane neuronal 4 like 1, whose product is MGSVVCDKRLAGLIFLQASSLLLLGSGERMCPYSCSCEGKIVHCESAGFQDIPENISISCQGLSLRYNDLHTMLPYQFAHLNQLLWLYLDHNQIAFVDSRAFQGLRRLKELILSSNRISQLHNITFHGAPNLRSLDLSYNKLQELQPGQFFGLRKLQNLHLRSNGLTTIPVRAFLECRSLEFLDLGYNRLRVVTRTAFLGLSRLMELHLEHNQFSRINFFLFPRLVNLRALYLQWNRIRAVNQGLPWSWYTLQKLDVSGNEIQTLDPVVFQCLPNLQVLNLESNKLANVSQQVVAAWISLTTISLAGNMWDCGPGICPLVVWLKNFRGTKDTSIICSSPKQLQGEKVMEATKNYIDCDDYEITAQSPLYLQTFEPSFELTYEPDEPTMDPSTSPPPLPSPASEAPILPQLPTFPSRTNTHPRDPHWTSSSSNSLLVTPAPDQDVSFHKVVMGGVALFLSVSVVLSVIYISWKRYPGATRLLQQSSVVGRKRRKKSQEPEQNLSSQLQEYYMSYNPAATPEAMEVLGNGTGTCTCTISGSRECENEYTCPRPLPGTWIGDLPTIH